Proteins encoded in a region of the Anoxybacillus amylolyticus genome:
- the tnpA gene encoding IS200/IS605 family transposase — MKLDNNNHSVFPMYYHLVLVVKYRRQVIDDTISDYAKDMFVRLGKNYNISLVEWNHDMDHVHILFKAHPNSELSKFINVYKSASSRLIKKHFPQVKRKLWKEYFWSRGFFLLTTGGAPLEVIKKYIENQGMK; from the coding sequence ATGAAATTAGACAATAATAACCATTCAGTATTCCCGATGTATTATCATCTTGTTCTGGTTGTAAAATATCGCAGACAAGTGATTGATGATACCATATCTGACTATGCAAAAGATATGTTTGTGAGATTGGGGAAAAATTACAATATTTCCTTGGTCGAATGGAATCACGATATGGACCATGTGCATATTTTGTTCAAAGCACATCCGAATAGTGAACTATCAAAGTTTATCAATGTCTATAAAAGTGCAAGTTCTCGACTGATTAAAAAGCATTTTCCGCAAGTGAAAAGAAAACTGTGGAAAGAATATTTTTGGTCAAGAGGTTTTTTCCTGCTTACAACGGGCGGTGCCCCCCTTGAAGTAATAAAAAAATATATAGAAAATCAAGGGATGAAGTGA
- a CDS encoding RNA-guided endonuclease InsQ/TnpB family protein — protein MVNKVYQFRLYPTKEQEQLLAKTFGCVRFVYNKMLEERIQIYEKFKDDKEALKKQTFPTPAKYKKEFPWLKEVDSLALANAQLNLQKAFQNFFSGRAGFPKFKNRKAKQSYTTNVVNGNIQLSDGYIKLPKRKWVKFKQHREIPAHHIIKACTITKTKTGKYYVSILTEYEHQPVPKEIQTVGGLDFSMNTLYVDSEGKRANYPRFYRQALEKLAKEQRILSRRKKGSNRWHKQRLKIAKLHEKMANQRKDFLHKESHQLAKLYDCVVIEDLNMKGMSQVLNFGKSVHDNGWGMFTTFLQYKLEEQGKKLIKIDKWFPSSKTCSCCGQVKESLSLSERTFRCECGFESDRDVNAAINIKHEGMKRLAIA, from the coding sequence ATGGTAAACAAAGTCTATCAGTTCCGCTTGTACCCAACAAAAGAACAAGAACAGCTGCTTGCCAAAACCTTCGGTTGTGTCCGTTTCGTTTATAACAAAATGCTTGAAGAACGCATACAAATTTATGAAAAGTTCAAAGACGACAAAGAAGCTTTGAAAAAACAAACATTTCCGACCCCTGCCAAGTACAAAAAGGAGTTTCCTTGGCTTAAAGAAGTGGATAGCCTTGCGCTGGCAAACGCCCAATTGAATTTGCAGAAAGCGTTTCAAAATTTCTTTTCGGGTCGTGCTGGATTTCCAAAGTTCAAAAACCGCAAGGCGAAACAGTCGTACACCACAAATGTGGTCAATGGCAATATTCAACTTTCAGATGGCTATATCAAGTTACCCAAACGGAAATGGGTCAAGTTCAAGCAACATCGGGAGATTCCTGCCCACCATATCATCAAGGCTTGTACGATCACGAAAACAAAAACAGGAAAATACTATGTTTCTATTCTCACCGAATACGAACATCAACCTGTCCCCAAAGAAATACAAACGGTTGGTGGGCTTGATTTTTCCATGAATACGCTGTATGTCGATAGCGAGGGTAAGAGAGCCAATTATCCTCGTTTCTATCGGCAAGCATTGGAAAAATTAGCGAAAGAACAACGGATATTATCACGCCGAAAGAAAGGGTCTAATCGTTGGCATAAACAGCGTCTGAAAATTGCAAAGCTACATGAAAAAATGGCGAACCAACGAAAAGACTTTCTGCATAAGGAGTCGCACCAATTAGCGAAACTTTATGATTGCGTGGTCATCGAAGACCTCAACATGAAAGGGATGTCGCAAGTTCTGAATTTCGGCAAGAGCGTTCATGACAACGGCTGGGGGATGTTCACGACATTTCTCCAATACAAGTTAGAGGAGCAAGGGAAAAAGCTTATCAAAATAGATAAGTGGTTTCCGTCATCTAAAACTTGTTCATGTTGCGGTCAAGTAAAGGAATCTTTATCGCTTTCTGAGCGTACATTCCGCTGTGAATGTGGATTCGAGAGCGACAGGGACGTCAATGCGGCAATCAATATCAAACATGAGGGCATGAAACGATTAGCGATAGCCTAA
- the rny gene encoding ribonuclease Y gives MGVNIIISALLSLVVGAVVGFFVRKSIAEAKIGGAQVAANQILEEAKREADALKKEALLEAKDEIHKLRAEAERDIRDRRSELQKQENRLLQKEENLDRKDDALNKREALLEKKEETLNKRQQHIEEMESKVEELVQKEQAELERISSLTREEARQIILERVEKELSHEIAMMIKEAETRAKEEADKKAKEILSMAIQRCAADHVAETTVSVVNLPNDEMKGRIIGREGRNIRTLETLTGIDLIIDDTPEAVILSGFDPIRRETARLALDKLVQDGRIHPARIEEMVEKARREVDEHIREVGEQTTFEVGVHGLHPDLIKILGRLKFRTSYGQNVLKHSMEVAFLAGLMAAELGEDEMLARRAGLLHDIGKAIDHEVEGSHVEIGVELATKYKEHPVVINSIASHHGDTAPTSIIAVLVAAADALSAARPGARSETLENYIRRLEKLEEIAESYEGVEKSYAIQAGREVRIIVKPDAIDDLEAHRLARDIRKRIEEELDYPGHIKITVIRETRAVEYAK, from the coding sequence ATGGGTGTTAATATAATCATCTCCGCTTTGCTTAGTCTAGTCGTGGGTGCAGTTGTTGGCTTTTTTGTTCGTAAATCGATTGCAGAAGCGAAAATTGGTGGTGCCCAAGTGGCGGCTAACCAAATTCTTGAAGAAGCAAAACGGGAAGCAGACGCACTAAAAAAAGAAGCGCTTCTTGAGGCGAAAGATGAGATTCATAAACTTCGGGCAGAAGCGGAACGCGATATCCGCGATCGTCGCAGCGAACTGCAAAAACAAGAAAACCGGTTATTGCAAAAAGAAGAGAATCTCGACCGAAAAGATGACGCGTTAAACAAACGCGAGGCGCTTTTAGAGAAAAAAGAAGAAACACTTAACAAAAGACAACAGCATATTGAAGAGATGGAAAGCAAAGTGGAAGAGCTCGTTCAAAAAGAACAAGCAGAACTAGAGCGTATTTCTAGCTTAACGCGCGAAGAAGCACGTCAAATTATTTTAGAGCGTGTCGAGAAAGAACTTTCGCATGAAATTGCGATGATGATTAAAGAGGCAGAAACACGTGCAAAAGAAGAAGCAGATAAAAAAGCGAAAGAAATTTTATCTATGGCGATTCAGCGCTGTGCGGCGGATCACGTGGCAGAAACAACCGTATCGGTTGTCAACTTGCCGAACGATGAAATGAAAGGTCGCATTATTGGCCGTGAAGGTCGCAATATTCGGACGTTAGAAACGCTAACGGGCATCGATTTAATTATCGATGATACACCAGAAGCGGTGATTTTATCCGGCTTTGATCCAATTCGTCGCGAAACGGCTAGACTTGCTTTAGATAAGCTTGTCCAAGATGGACGTATCCATCCGGCACGAATCGAAGAGATGGTTGAAAAAGCAAGGCGCGAAGTGGATGAACACATTCGCGAAGTCGGAGAACAGACGACGTTTGAAGTAGGCGTGCATGGCTTGCATCCTGACTTAATTAAAATTTTAGGACGTTTGAAATTCCGGACAAGCTACGGGCAAAACGTGCTAAAACATTCGATGGAAGTGGCATTTCTTGCAGGGTTAATGGCAGCAGAGCTAGGAGAAGATGAAATGCTTGCAAGACGAGCTGGTCTTCTTCATGACATCGGCAAAGCGATTGACCATGAAGTGGAAGGAAGCCATGTCGAAATCGGTGTTGAGTTGGCAACGAAATATAAGGAACATCCGGTTGTCATCAATAGCATCGCTTCTCACCATGGCGATACGGCGCCAACATCCATTATCGCTGTGCTTGTTGCAGCAGCGGATGCGTTGTCGGCGGCAAGACCTGGAGCAAGAAGCGAAACGTTGGAAAACTATATTCGCCGCCTTGAAAAGCTTGAAGAAATTGCGGAATCGTATGAAGGCGTTGAAAAATCATATGCAATTCAAGCAGGTCGAGAAGTGCGCATCATTGTAAAACCAGATGCGATCGACGATCTCGAAGCACATCGATTAGCGCGCGACATTCGTAAACGAATTGAGGAAGAGCTCGATTACCCAGGACATATTAAAATTACCGTCATTCGTGAAACGCGAGCGGTAGAGTACGCGAAATAA
- a CDS encoding TIGR00282 family metallophosphoesterase has translation MRLLFIGDVVGAPGRKMVEQYLPKLKTKHKPHVIILNGENAAGGKGITGKIYRGFLEQGAHAVTLGNHAWDNRDIFEFIDEAKALVRPANLPIGTPGKGIVYIATEHGEVAVINLQGRTFLPAIDCPFRKADELVAEAMQRTPIIFVDFHAEATSEKQAMGWHLDGRVSAVIGTHTHVQTADARILPKGTAYMTDVGMTGPYDGILGVDREAVLRKFLTSLPVRFEVAEGRGQLSAVLIEIDEKTGKAKKIERMLINDDHPYFE, from the coding sequence ATGAGATTGTTGTTTATTGGAGATGTCGTCGGAGCACCGGGACGAAAAATGGTCGAACAATATCTCCCAAAACTAAAAACAAAACATAAGCCACACGTCATTATTCTTAACGGGGAAAACGCGGCTGGCGGAAAAGGAATTACTGGGAAAATTTATCGCGGATTTTTAGAACAAGGGGCGCATGCGGTCACGTTAGGAAATCACGCATGGGACAATCGAGACATTTTTGAGTTTATCGATGAAGCAAAAGCGTTAGTCCGGCCCGCGAATTTGCCGATTGGAACGCCTGGAAAAGGAATTGTTTATATCGCGACAGAACATGGGGAAGTAGCGGTCATTAATTTGCAAGGACGGACGTTTTTGCCGGCCATTGATTGTCCGTTTCGTAAAGCCGACGAATTGGTTGCGGAAGCAATGCAGCGAACGCCGATTATTTTTGTGGATTTTCACGCGGAAGCAACAAGCGAAAAACAGGCGATGGGATGGCATTTAGACGGACGTGTTTCCGCTGTCATCGGCACGCATACGCACGTCCAAACAGCAGATGCCCGCATTTTACCGAAAGGTACAGCATACATGACAGATGTCGGTATGACCGGCCCCTACGATGGTATTTTAGGGGTCGATCGCGAAGCGGTGCTGCGGAAATTTTTAACATCGCTTCCCGTTCGTTTTGAGGTGGCAGAAGGAAGAGGCCAACTAAGCGCCGTTTTGATTGAAATAGATGAAAAAACAGGGAAAGCAAAAAAGATTGAAAGAATGCTTATTAACGATGACCACCCTTATTTTGAATAG
- the spoVS gene encoding stage V sporulation protein SpoVS, with the protein MEILKVSAKSNPNSVAGALAGVLRERGAAEIQAIGAGALNQAVKAVAIARGFVAPSGVDLICIPAFTDIIIDGEERTAIKLIVEPR; encoded by the coding sequence ATGGAAATATTAAAAGTTTCAGCAAAGTCGAACCCGAACTCTGTAGCTGGTGCACTTGCTGGGGTATTGCGCGAACGCGGAGCTGCCGAAATCCAAGCGATTGGCGCAGGTGCATTAAACCAAGCCGTTAAGGCCGTAGCGATCGCACGAGGATTTGTGGCACCGAGCGGAGTAGACCTTATTTGTATTCCTGCATTTACAGATATCATTATCGATGGCGAAGAGCGGACAGCAATTAAATTAATTGTCGAGCCTCGCTAA
- a CDS encoding dipeptidase — translation MIFDAHCDALMKLWKNRSLSFADSQELHVTFQSLAKTKSKVQCFAIYIPEYISEEARFTVALEMVDLFFEHIIGHFPAIKFVQTKADIDALADDEIGAMLTLEGCEAIGTNLVKLKTLLRLGVMSVGLTWNWANAVADGAWEERGAGLTRFGKQVIAQLNEAKRWTDVSHLSEKAFWEAVEIAEFPIASHSNAYALCPHPRNLRDEQIRALIQKNGMIGITFVPYFLTTKQASIADVLRHLDYVCSLGGEQHVGFGSDFDGIDETTRGLENTRGYEKLVNELQKRYAARTVDRFLFRNFYDHLPQ, via the coding sequence ATGATTTTTGATGCACATTGTGATGCATTAATGAAATTATGGAAAAATCGATCCCTTTCGTTTGCGGATAGCCAAGAGCTTCACGTGACGTTCCAGTCACTAGCAAAAACAAAAAGCAAAGTGCAATGTTTCGCCATTTATATTCCAGAATATATCTCGGAAGAAGCGCGGTTTACGGTGGCGCTTGAAATGGTTGACTTATTTTTCGAGCATATTATTGGTCACTTTCCAGCGATTAAATTCGTCCAAACGAAAGCAGACATCGATGCATTGGCAGACGATGAAATCGGGGCGATGCTCACGTTAGAAGGATGCGAGGCAATTGGAACGAACCTTGTCAAATTAAAAACATTGCTTCGGCTTGGCGTCATGTCGGTCGGATTGACATGGAATTGGGCAAATGCTGTCGCGGACGGAGCATGGGAAGAGCGCGGGGCAGGGTTAACCCGTTTTGGAAAACAAGTGATTGCGCAATTAAACGAGGCGAAGCGATGGACAGATGTTTCTCATTTATCCGAAAAAGCGTTTTGGGAAGCGGTTGAAATCGCTGAATTCCCAATTGCTTCTCATTCTAATGCCTACGCGCTATGTCCACATCCACGCAACTTGCGCGACGAACAAATTCGCGCGTTAATCCAAAAAAACGGCATGATAGGTATTACATTCGTCCCATATTTTTTAACGACAAAACAAGCCTCCATTGCCGATGTGCTTCGTCATTTAGACTACGTTTGTTCGCTCGGTGGAGAACAGCACGTTGGGTTTGGTTCTGATTTTGACGGCATCGATGAAACGACGCGCGGGCTAGAAAATACTCGCGGCTACGAAAAGCTTGTGAACGAGTTGCAAAAACGGTACGCAGCGAGAACGGTCGACCGTTTTCTCTTTCGTAATTTTTATGACCACTTGCCGCAATAA
- a CDS encoding 2-oxoacid:acceptor oxidoreductase subunit alpha produces the protein MISQLSWKVGGQQGEGIESTGEIFSIALNRLGYYLYGYRHFSSRIKGGHTNNKIRVSTTQVRSVADDLDILVAFDQETIDFNFHELRDGGIVLADAKFNPTIPEGTNVTLYAVPFTDIATNLGTSLMKNMVAVGASSAVLDLDIDVYQEVVEEIFSRKGQQVVEKNMEALRAGAQFMKEQLGDSIQTMKLEKADGKKRMFMIGNDAIALGALAAGARFMAAYPITPASEIMEYLIKKLPSLGGAVIQTEDEIAACTMAIGANYAGVRTLTASAGPGLSLMMEAIGLAGMTETPVVIVNTQRGGPSTGLPTKQEQSDLMAMIYGTHGEIPKIVIAPSTVQEAFYDTVEAFNLAEEYQCPVIVLSDLQLSLGKQTVEPLEYDKIEIRRGKLVTGELPLLLGKENFKRYEVTEDGISPRVLPGTPNGIHHVTGVEHAETGKPSESAANRIAQMDKRLRKLKHLKFNMPVHKQVKHEEADVLLVGFNSTRGAIEEAMERLELDGLKVNHAHIRLVHPFPAEEMLPLVQTAKKVIVIEQNATGQLASLLKMNVGHAHKIVSILKYDGNPFLPNEVYTKCKELL, from the coding sequence ATGATTAGTCAACTTTCATGGAAAGTTGGAGGACAACAAGGGGAAGGTATCGAAAGTACAGGGGAAATATTCTCCATTGCTTTGAACCGCTTAGGGTATTATTTGTATGGATACCGCCATTTTTCTTCCCGTATTAAAGGTGGACATACGAACAACAAAATTCGTGTCAGCACAACGCAAGTTCGTTCGGTAGCGGATGATCTTGATATATTAGTAGCATTCGACCAAGAAACGATCGACTTCAATTTTCACGAACTTCGCGATGGCGGAATCGTTCTTGCAGATGCGAAGTTTAACCCGACGATTCCAGAAGGCACAAATGTTACTTTGTATGCGGTTCCATTTACGGATATTGCAACAAATCTAGGAACATCACTTATGAAAAACATGGTTGCTGTTGGTGCTTCTAGCGCCGTGCTCGACCTTGATATTGATGTTTACCAAGAAGTGGTGGAGGAAATTTTCAGTCGCAAAGGGCAACAGGTTGTTGAGAAAAATATGGAAGCGCTTCGAGCAGGCGCTCAGTTTATGAAAGAGCAGCTTGGTGATAGCATTCAAACGATGAAGCTTGAAAAAGCCGACGGGAAAAAGCGAATGTTCATGATCGGAAACGATGCAATCGCGCTTGGTGCGCTTGCAGCAGGCGCACGTTTCATGGCTGCCTATCCGATTACTCCAGCATCGGAAATTATGGAGTATTTAATTAAAAAGCTTCCGTCATTAGGCGGTGCTGTCATTCAAACTGAAGACGAAATTGCTGCTTGTACGATGGCAATCGGTGCAAACTATGCAGGAGTGCGCACATTAACGGCGTCTGCTGGACCAGGGCTTTCTTTAATGATGGAAGCAATCGGTCTTGCCGGGATGACAGAAACGCCAGTAGTTATCGTTAATACGCAACGCGGTGGTCCAAGTACAGGATTGCCAACAAAGCAAGAACAATCTGACTTGATGGCGATGATTTACGGCACGCACGGCGAAATCCCGAAAATTGTGATTGCGCCAAGCACCGTCCAAGAAGCGTTTTACGATACAGTCGAAGCGTTTAACTTAGCGGAAGAATATCAATGCCCTGTCATCGTCTTATCTGATTTACAGCTTTCGCTTGGAAAACAAACGGTCGAACCGCTTGAATACGATAAAATTGAAATTCGTCGCGGCAAATTGGTAACAGGCGAACTTCCACTACTTCTAGGCAAAGAGAACTTTAAACGTTACGAAGTGACAGAAGATGGAATTTCCCCTCGCGTGCTCCCAGGAACACCCAACGGCATTCACCACGTCACAGGGGTTGAACATGCGGAAACAGGAAAGCCGTCTGAATCTGCCGCAAACCGCATCGCGCAAATGGATAAACGTTTACGAAAATTGAAACATTTGAAATTTAATATGCCGGTTCATAAACAAGTCAAGCATGAAGAGGCAGACGTGTTGCTTGTTGGTTTTAACTCGACGCGTGGGGCGATCGAAGAAGCGATGGAGCGCCTTGAATTAGATGGATTAAAAGTGAATCACGCGCACATTCGCCTCGTTCACCCGTTCCCGGCAGAGGAAATGTTACCGCTTGTCCAAACGGCGAAAAAAGTAATCGTTATAGAACAAAACGCAACAGGTCAATTGGCAAGCTTATTAAAAATGAATGTTGGACATGCACACAAAATTGTAAGTATCTTAAAATACGATGGCAACCCGTTCTTGCCAAATGAAGTTTATACAAAATGCAAGGAGTTGTTATAA
- a CDS encoding 2-oxoacid:ferredoxin oxidoreductase subunit beta, with protein sequence MATFKDFRNDVKPNWCPGCGDFSVQAAIQRAAANVGLEPHQLAIVSGIGCSGRISGYIHSYGFHGIHGRALPIAQGVKMANRDLTVIAAGGDGDGFAIGTGHTIHAIRRNIDITYIVMDNQIYGLTKGQTSPRSEVGFKTKSTPQGSVEPALSIMEMAISAGATFVAQSFSSDLKELTQLIEEGIKHKGFSLINVFSPCVTYNKVNTYDWFKEHLVSLSTIEGYDPSNRDMAMQTLMKHKGLVTGLIYQNKEQKSYQDLAHGYSQTPLVDADLQLSKEKFDQLVGEFM encoded by the coding sequence ATGGCGACGTTTAAGGATTTTCGTAATGACGTGAAACCGAACTGGTGTCCAGGATGCGGTGACTTCTCTGTTCAAGCGGCGATTCAGCGAGCTGCGGCTAACGTTGGCTTAGAGCCGCATCAGCTAGCGATCGTTTCTGGTATCGGTTGCTCAGGGCGGATTTCTGGCTACATTCATTCCTACGGATTCCACGGCATTCATGGTCGGGCATTGCCGATTGCGCAAGGAGTAAAAATGGCGAACCGAGATTTAACGGTCATAGCAGCTGGTGGTGACGGCGACGGATTTGCTATCGGGACGGGGCATACGATTCATGCCATTCGCCGCAATATCGACATTACGTACATCGTCATGGACAACCAAATTTACGGCTTAACAAAAGGGCAAACATCGCCGCGAAGTGAAGTTGGATTTAAAACAAAAAGTACGCCACAAGGTTCAGTAGAACCAGCACTTTCCATTATGGAAATGGCGATTAGTGCAGGTGCCACATTTGTGGCGCAGAGCTTTTCGAGCGACTTAAAAGAGTTGACGCAACTTATTGAAGAAGGAATTAAACATAAAGGTTTTTCGCTAATTAACGTATTCAGCCCATGTGTTACGTATAATAAAGTGAACACGTATGACTGGTTCAAAGAACATTTAGTCAGCTTGAGCACGATCGAAGGGTACGATCCATCGAATCGCGATATGGCAATGCAAACGTTGATGAAACATAAAGGGCTCGTTACGGGGCTTATTTATCAAAACAAAGAACAAAAATCGTACCAAGACCTCGCTCACGGGTACAGCCAAACACCGCTTGTTGACGCGGATTTACAATTAAGCAAAGAAAAATTCGATCAGCTTGTTGGCGAATTTATGTAA
- the miaB gene encoding tRNA (N6-isopentenyl adenosine(37)-C2)-methylthiotransferase MiaB: MNEKQRLEQTGQIQTGYPTDKKSALDELKQKTSKDYEKYFSTVFIPPSLKDAKKRGKEEVKYHKDFAIPEEFRGMGNGRKFYIRTYGCQMNEHDTEVMAGIFMALGYEPTDRPEQANVILLNTCAIRENAENKVFGEIGHLKPLKQNNPDLLLGVCGCMSQEESVVNKILKQYQYVDMIFGTHNIHRLPYILKEAYMSKEMVVEVWSKEGDVIENLPKVRKGNIKAWVNIMYGCDKFCTYCIVPYTRGKERSRRPEDIIQEVRHLAAQGYQEITLLGQNVNAYGKDFTDMTYGLGDLMDELRKIDIPRIRFTTSHPRDFDDRLIEVLAKGGNLVEHIHLPVQSGSSEVLKMMARKYTREQYLELVRKIKAAIPGVALTTDIIVGFPNETDEQFEETLSLYREVEFDSAFTFIYSPREGTPAAKMEDNVPMEVKKERLQRLNALVNEISAKKLKEYEGQIVEVLVEGESKNNADVLAGYTRKNKLVNFIGPKSAIGKLVKVRITEAKTWTLNGEMVEEAIEVK; the protein is encoded by the coding sequence ATGAACGAAAAACAACGACTAGAACAAACAGGACAAATCCAAACAGGCTATCCAACGGACAAAAAATCCGCTTTGGATGAATTAAAGCAAAAAACAAGCAAAGATTATGAGAAATACTTTTCGACCGTGTTTATTCCCCCAAGCTTAAAAGACGCGAAAAAGCGCGGGAAAGAAGAAGTCAAATACCATAAAGACTTTGCCATTCCGGAAGAGTTTCGTGGCATGGGGAACGGACGCAAGTTTTATATTCGCACATACGGTTGCCAAATGAACGAACATGACACCGAAGTAATGGCAGGTATTTTTATGGCGCTTGGATACGAACCGACGGATCGGCCGGAACAGGCGAACGTCATTTTGTTGAACACATGTGCCATCCGTGAAAATGCAGAAAATAAAGTATTTGGCGAAATTGGGCATTTAAAGCCACTGAAGCAAAACAACCCAGACTTGTTGCTTGGCGTATGCGGCTGTATGTCACAAGAAGAATCGGTCGTTAATAAAATTTTGAAACAATACCAATACGTTGATATGATTTTTGGCACACACAACATTCATCGATTGCCGTACATTTTAAAAGAAGCGTATATGTCGAAAGAAATGGTCGTCGAAGTATGGTCAAAAGAAGGAGACGTCATCGAAAACTTGCCGAAAGTGCGCAAAGGCAACATTAAAGCATGGGTCAATATTATGTACGGATGTGACAAGTTTTGTACGTACTGCATCGTTCCGTATACGCGCGGAAAAGAGCGAAGCCGTCGTCCGGAAGACATCATTCAAGAAGTACGCCATTTAGCAGCGCAAGGCTATCAAGAAATTACGCTTCTCGGACAAAACGTAAACGCATACGGAAAAGATTTTACCGATATGACCTATGGCCTTGGCGATTTGATGGATGAACTTCGCAAAATTGACATTCCACGTATTCGTTTTACGACAAGCCATCCGCGCGATTTCGATGACCGCTTAATCGAAGTGCTCGCCAAAGGCGGTAACTTAGTCGAACACATTCATTTGCCAGTGCAATCCGGAAGCAGCGAAGTGTTGAAAATGATGGCGCGCAAATATACGCGTGAGCAATATTTAGAGCTTGTTCGCAAAATTAAAGCAGCGATTCCAGGAGTGGCGCTCACAACAGACATTATCGTTGGCTTCCCGAACGAAACGGATGAGCAATTTGAAGAGACGTTGTCGCTTTATCGCGAAGTCGAGTTCGATTCAGCATTTACGTTCATTTATTCACCGCGCGAAGGCACACCGGCAGCGAAAATGGAAGACAACGTGCCGATGGAAGTGAAAAAAGAGCGCCTACAGCGCCTAAACGCGCTTGTGAATGAAATTTCCGCAAAAAAATTGAAGGAATATGAAGGGCAAATTGTCGAAGTATTAGTGGAAGGAGAAAGCAAAAACAATGCGGATGTCCTTGCTGGCTATACGCGCAAAAACAAGCTCGTCAACTTTATCGGTCCGAAATCAGCGATCGGCAAACTAGTGAAGGTGCGTATTACAGAAGCGAAAACATGGACACTGAACGGGGAAATGGTAGAAGAAGCGATTGAGGTGAAATAA
- a CDS encoding RicAFT regulatory complex protein RicA family protein: MAKYTRDDILAQAKELAKMIAETEEVDFFKRAEEKINQNEKVRAMIQQIKSLQKQAVNLQHYGKHEALKKVEAEIDVIYEQLAQIPIVDEFQQSQMEVNDLLQLVASTISKTVTDEIITSTGGDLLRGETGAQMKSSHDCGSGCGCH; this comes from the coding sequence ATGGCAAAGTACACGAGAGACGATATTTTAGCACAGGCGAAAGAATTGGCGAAAATGATTGCCGAAACAGAAGAAGTCGACTTTTTCAAACGAGCGGAAGAAAAAATTAACCAAAACGAAAAAGTGCGGGCGATGATTCAACAAATTAAGTCATTGCAAAAACAAGCGGTTAATTTGCAACATTACGGCAAACATGAAGCGTTGAAAAAAGTTGAGGCGGAAATTGATGTGATTTACGAACAACTTGCGCAAATCCCGATTGTCGATGAATTTCAACAATCGCAAATGGAAGTAAATGATTTGTTGCAATTGGTCGCTTCAACCATTTCAAAAACAGTAACAGATGAAATTATCACGTCAACAGGTGGCGATTTATTGCGCGGAGAAACAGGCGCGCAAATGAAAAGCAGCCATGACTGTGGGAGCGGTTGCGGCTGCCACTAA
- the cotE gene encoding outer spore coat protein CotE produces MSGYREIITKAVVAKGRKFVQSTHTITAPNRPSSILGCWIINHRYDAKKRGRTIEIHGHYDVNVWYSYHNNTKTEVVSETVSYTAVVRLKYRDDENVVSDDHDIIVRVIQQPNCLECTIASNGNKINVEVEKEFAAEVIGETKVWVSIHPDGHDEDDFDYDVDEELENLTSDLLLGDDDN; encoded by the coding sequence ATGTCTGGATACAGAGAGATTATTACAAAAGCTGTAGTGGCGAAAGGGCGCAAGTTTGTGCAATCTACCCATACCATTACCGCGCCGAATCGTCCGTCTAGCATTTTAGGCTGCTGGATTATTAACCATCGCTATGATGCGAAAAAACGAGGCCGTACGATCGAAATTCATGGACATTACGACGTGAACGTCTGGTATTCGTATCATAACAATACGAAAACAGAAGTCGTGAGTGAAACCGTTTCGTATACGGCGGTTGTACGGTTAAAATATCGGGACGATGAGAACGTCGTCAGCGATGATCATGACATTATTGTTCGTGTCATCCAGCAACCGAATTGCCTCGAATGTACGATTGCGTCAAATGGCAATAAAATTAATGTGGAAGTGGAAAAAGAGTTCGCTGCCGAAGTCATCGGCGAAACGAAAGTATGGGTATCGATTCATCCGGACGGACATGACGAAGATGATTTTGACTACGATGTCGACGAAGAATTAGAAAATTTAACGTCAGATTTATTGCTTGGCGATGACGATAACTAG